The Gemmatimonadota bacterium genome has a window encoding:
- a CDS encoding zinc-binding dehydrogenase has product MARTGRAAILSGERGTFTVCEAVVPDPGPGEVLVRQSMCGVCGTDVHVYQGHARRKAFPLVLGHEIVGVIEKLGSGVDSDAMEKPVREGDLIAIIPGQQCGTCYFCAVVREPGLCPNVLAYGFRPYADIKPHFQGGYAEYVLLNVPRSKFLKVQSPPEVAVLLEPFTVGLHFAEKAQMKLGSTAVIQGAGAIGLFSLAAAIEAGAHRTIVVGAPASRLELAKAFGADVTINIEEVPDAQDRIEAVKAETPGGYGADVVFECTGVPPAIPEGVEMLRRGGTYVEGGHFTDAGDVSMNPFNHFVFRHITLVGVWASTITHFVRGLPILESGRYPFEEMVSHTLPLSRVGEAIDALSTNYRLDGEEVRKIAISGEVTG; this is encoded by the coding sequence ATGGCGCGAACGGGAAGAGCGGCGATCCTGAGCGGGGAGCGGGGCACATTCACCGTCTGCGAGGCGGTGGTCCCCGACCCCGGTCCGGGAGAGGTGCTCGTAAGGCAGTCCATGTGCGGCGTCTGCGGCACGGACGTGCACGTCTATCAAGGCCACGCGCGGCGCAAGGCCTTCCCGCTCGTGCTGGGCCATGAGATCGTGGGCGTCATCGAGAAGCTGGGATCGGGCGTCGACTCGGACGCCATGGAAAAGCCGGTCCGGGAGGGCGATCTCATCGCCATCATCCCGGGGCAGCAGTGCGGGACCTGCTATTTCTGCGCGGTGGTCCGGGAGCCCGGGCTCTGTCCCAACGTGCTGGCCTACGGATTCCGGCCCTACGCCGACATCAAGCCCCACTTCCAGGGCGGATACGCCGAGTACGTGCTGCTGAACGTCCCCCGCAGCAAGTTTCTAAAAGTCCAGAGTCCGCCCGAGGTCGCGGTACTGCTCGAACCCTTTACCGTCGGCCTGCACTTCGCTGAAAAGGCCCAGATGAAACTCGGGTCTACCGCGGTCATCCAGGGCGCCGGCGCCATCGGACTGTTCAGCCTAGCCGCGGCCATCGAGGCCGGCGCGCACCGCACAATCGTGGTCGGGGCGCCCGCGTCGCGCCTGGAACTGGCGAAGGCCTTCGGCGCTGACGTGACCATCAACATCGAGGAAGTGCCGGACGCGCAGGATCGCATCGAAGCGGTCAAGGCGGAGACGCCGGGCGGTTACGGCGCCGACGTGGTCTTCGAGTGCACGGGCGTGCCGCCGGCCATCCCGGAAGGCGTGGAAATGCTCCGGCGGGGCGGGACCTACGTTGAAGGCGGTCACTTCACCGACGCGGGCGACGTTTCCATGAACCCTTTCAACCACTTCGTGTTCCGCCACATCACCCTCGTCGGGGTCTGGGCCAGCACCATCACGCATTTCGTGCGCGGCCTGCCCATTCTCGAATCGGGCCGCTACCCCTTCGAGGAAATGGTCTCACACACCCTGCCGCTGAGCCGCGTCGGCGAGGCCATCGACGCGCTGTCGACCAACTACCGGCTCGACGGCGAAGAGGTCCGCAAGATCGCCATTTCGGGTGAAGTGACCGGATAA
- a CDS encoding superoxide dismutase yields the protein MSFTLPDLPYAHDALEPHIDARTMEIHHGKHHNTYITNLNNALADHGDLAGKSLDELLADNCAIVPDAIKTAVRNNGGGHANHTQFWTIMSGNGGGNPSGNLAAAIDSTFGGLDAMKEQFAAAGATRFGSGWAWLAKDGAGNLEVYSTANQDSPIMEGKTAILGLDVWEHAYYLNYQNLRPAYIEAWWNVVDWAEAERRFNG from the coding sequence ATGTCATTCACGCTGCCCGATCTGCCCTATGCCCATGACGCGCTCGAGCCCCACATCGACGCGCGCACCATGGAAATCCATCACGGCAAGCACCACAACACCTACATCACCAACCTGAACAACGCCCTTGCGGACCACGGCGACCTGGCCGGCAAGAGCCTGGACGAACTGCTGGCGGACAACTGCGCCATCGTGCCGGACGCCATCAAGACCGCCGTGCGCAACAACGGCGGCGGTCACGCCAACCACACGCAGTTCTGGACGATCATGAGCGGCAACGGCGGCGGGAACCCCTCGGGCAACCTGGCCGCGGCGATCGACAGTACCTTCGGCGGTCTCGACGCCATGAAGGAGCAGTTCGCGGCCGCGGGCGCGACGCGCTTCGGTTCCGGCTGGGCCTGGCTCGCCAAGGACGGGGCGGGCAATCTCGAGGTCTACTCCACGGCCAACCAGGACAGCCCGATCATGGAAGGCAAGACGGCCATCCTGGGGCTGGACGTCTGGGAACACGCCTACTACCTGAATTACCAGAACCTGCGTCCCGCGTATATCGAAGCCTGGTGGAACGTGGTGGACTGGGCGGAAGCGGAACGACGCTTCAACGGCTGA
- a CDS encoding sugar phosphate isomerase/epimerase produces MKFKLGFSGLRWQTPDLDEILGQLKETGWDGWEIRQSLDWLGSAKRVKTISDRAGVQVAVVTGGGISLDGDHEMKERNKRRIDFAADVEADTFMFMGAGRPYGRASTPDDIRALADLSDEFADYASQYDLDVCYHIHTSTTVDSREEWELLMRLMKRAQLCIDVSHSAFWHYDPAQSIRDFRDRLVYVHLQDYKDYRFVELGDGGLLDFGAAMKALEEIGYDRWVTVCPSQSDLPDTEKMKLERAYLRKLGY; encoded by the coding sequence TTGAAATTCAAACTGGGATTCAGCGGACTGCGGTGGCAGACTCCGGACCTGGACGAGATCCTTGGGCAGCTGAAGGAAACCGGCTGGGACGGTTGGGAGATCCGGCAGTCGCTGGACTGGCTGGGGTCGGCGAAGCGGGTGAAGACCATTTCGGACCGCGCGGGCGTGCAGGTCGCCGTGGTCACCGGCGGCGGCATCTCCCTCGACGGGGATCACGAGATGAAGGAGCGGAACAAGCGCCGCATCGATTTCGCCGCCGACGTGGAGGCGGACACCTTCATGTTCATGGGTGCCGGCCGTCCCTACGGCCGCGCATCGACGCCCGACGACATCCGGGCCCTGGCGGACCTGTCCGACGAGTTCGCCGACTACGCATCGCAGTACGATTTGGACGTGTGCTACCACATCCACACCAGCACCACGGTCGATTCCCGCGAGGAATGGGAACTGCTCATGCGCCTGATGAAGCGGGCGCAGCTCTGCATCGACGTCTCCCATTCGGCTTTCTGGCACTACGATCCCGCCCAGTCCATCCGGGACTTCAGGGATCGGCTGGTGTATGTGCACCTGCAGGATTACAAGGATTACCGCTTCGTCGAGCTCGGAGACGGCGGGCTGCTCGACTTCGGCGCCGCCATGAAGGCGCTGGAGGAGATCGGTTACGACCGGTGGGTGACCGTGTGTCCCAGCCAGTCGGACCTGCCCGATACAGAGAAGATGAAGCTGGAACGCGCCTATCTACGCAAACTGGGGTATTGA